The following coding sequences lie in one Candidatus Paceibacterota bacterium genomic window:
- the atpA gene encoding F0F1 ATP synthase subunit alpha → MNSHIIETLKKEIAKTKLDTQLEKVGQVIKISDGVATLSGLTDAMSGELLEFPGKIFGVALNLEEDSVGAMILGDYLKIKEGDTVKSTGRILEVPVGKNMIGRVVNALGQAIDGKGEIKSDKFYPVEKTAPGVIKRKSVNTPLQTGIKAIDSMIPIGRGQRELIIGDRQTGKTAIAIDTIINQKGKDVICIYVAIGQKGSKIAKIVAKLEESGAMDHTVVVLASASDPASMSFIAPYAGCAIGEYFMDQGKDAMIIYDDLSKHAWAYRQVSLILRRPPGREAYPGDIFYLHSRLLERASKLDEKYGGGSLTALPIIETQAGDVSAYIPTNVISITDGQIFLETDLFYQGIRPAINPGISVSRVGSSAQTKAMKKVAGKLRLELAQFRELAAFAQFSSDLDKETKDKIERGKRLTEVLKQTQYSPLSMEQQVAIIFATINGYLDDVEVEKVKEFERSLLEYLNEKNSDIIKKIAADKDLSEETVGKLKSAIEEFKKKFI, encoded by the coding sequence ATGAACAGCCATATAATTGAAACGCTGAAAAAGGAAATCGCAAAAACAAAGCTCGATACTCAGCTTGAGAAAGTCGGCCAGGTCATAAAGATCAGCGACGGAGTAGCGACGCTCAGCGGGCTCACCGACGCCATGAGCGGAGAACTTCTCGAATTCCCGGGAAAGATCTTCGGAGTTGCATTGAATCTCGAAGAAGATTCTGTCGGCGCCATGATCCTCGGAGACTATCTCAAGATAAAAGAAGGAGACACAGTGAAAAGCACGGGAAGGATACTCGAGGTGCCGGTCGGGAAAAATATGATCGGCAGGGTCGTCAACGCACTCGGCCAGGCCATCGACGGAAAAGGCGAAATAAAATCCGACAAGTTCTATCCGGTTGAAAAAACAGCTCCCGGAGTCATCAAGAGAAAATCAGTCAACACTCCGCTTCAAACAGGCATAAAAGCCATCGATTCCATGATCCCGATCGGAAGAGGCCAGAGAGAACTGATCATCGGAGACAGACAGACGGGAAAAACCGCCATTGCGATCGACACTATAATCAATCAGAAAGGCAAGGATGTTATCTGTATCTATGTTGCCATCGGACAGAAAGGATCCAAGATCGCCAAGATCGTAGCAAAACTGGAAGAAAGCGGCGCAATGGATCACACAGTTGTCGTTCTTGCGAGCGCTTCAGATCCGGCATCGATGTCATTCATCGCTCCCTATGCGGGATGCGCGATCGGAGAATATTTCATGGACCAGGGAAAAGACGCGATGATCATTTATGACGACCTGAGCAAACACGCATGGGCGTACAGGCAAGTGTCGCTGATCCTCCGCAGGCCCCCGGGAAGAGAAGCATATCCGGGAGATATATTCTATCTGCATTCAAGGCTCCTTGAGAGAGCTTCAAAATTGGATGAAAAATATGGCGGCGGTTCGCTTACGGCACTTCCGATAATCGAAACACAGGCGGGAGACGTCAGCGCCTACATTCCGACCAACGTCATCTCCATCACCGACGGACAGATATTCCTTGAGACCGATCTCTTTTATCAGGGAATAAGGCCCGCCATAAATCCGGGAATATCCGTTTCCAGGGTGGGATCCAGCGCGCAGACCAAAGCCATGAAGAAAGTTGCCGGAAAGCTCAGGCTGGAACTGGCTCAGTTCAGAGAACTGGCGGCATTCGCTCAATTCTCCAGCGATCTGGACAAGGAAACAAAGGACAAGATCGAAAGAGGAAAAAGGCTTACTGAAGTTCTGAAACAGACGCAATACAGTCCCCTTTCCATGGAACAGCAGGTTGCGATCATTTTTGCGACGATCAATGGCTATCTCGATGACGTCGAAGTTGAGAAAGTGAAAGAATTCGAAAGATCCCTGCTCGAATATCTGAATGAGAAGAACAGCGATATCATCAAAAAGATCGCAGCCGATAAAGATCTCAGCGAAGAAACCGTGGGCAAGCTGAAAAGCGCCATTGAGGAATTCAAGAAGAAATTCATCTGA
- the atpG gene encoding ATP synthase F1 subunit gamma: MQSTRQIRRQIQSIKSTSQITKAMQMVAASKMRKSQETALMARPYAQAALKLLENVSESVEPKQHSLLENRDVKNVCILVVSSDKGLCGGLNSNVIRETLKIMEQHKSKNISLITVGKKAENYFRKTKKISASFSGFGDTIELKETLPLSRVLLDDFTSNKYDKIVAVYTNFVSTLKQEAKVKKLLPITKRSIEETIEEIEDMAIKNNNGEKNGGNGIEYKFEPSADEVLCRLLPNLVETQVYHIVLESNASEHSARMVAMKSATDNAREILGDLKLSYNYIRQQKITQEISEISAGVAAQE; the protein is encoded by the coding sequence ATGCAGTCAACCCGACAGATCAGAAGACAAATACAATCGATAAAAAGCACTTCACAGATCACGAAAGCGATGCAGATGGTGGCTGCGTCCAAGATGAGAAAAAGCCAGGAAACGGCGCTTATGGCAAGACCGTATGCGCAAGCTGCACTGAAACTGCTTGAGAATGTCAGTGAATCGGTCGAGCCCAAACAGCATAGCCTCCTGGAGAATAGGGACGTCAAAAATGTGTGCATACTTGTCGTCTCTTCGGACAAAGGTCTTTGTGGCGGACTGAACAGCAATGTCATCAGAGAGACGCTAAAGATCATGGAGCAGCATAAGAGCAAAAACATCTCGCTGATCACTGTTGGAAAAAAAGCTGAGAACTATTTCAGAAAAACCAAGAAAATTTCCGCTTCTTTTTCCGGCTTCGGGGATACGATCGAACTCAAGGAGACTCTCCCGCTTTCAAGGGTATTATTGGATGATTTCACAAGCAATAAATATGACAAGATCGTTGCCGTATATACCAATTTCGTTTCCACATTGAAACAGGAAGCGAAAGTAAAGAAGCTTCTCCCGATAACAAAAAGAAGCATAGAGGAAACGATCGAAGAAATCGAAGACATGGCCATTAAAAATAATAATGGAGAGAAAAATGGCGGAAACGGCATCGAATACAAATTCGAGCCTTCAGCCGATGAGGTGCTTTGCAGGCTCCTTCCTAATCTCGTTGAAACGCAAGTTTATCATATCGTGCTGGAATCGAATGCTTCGGAACACAGCGCAAGGATGGTGGCAATGAAAAGCGCGACCGATAACGCCCGGGAAATACTCGGCGACCTGAAACTTTCGTATAACTATATCAGGCAGCAGAAGATCACGCAGGAAATAAGCGAAATATCGGCAGGCGTGGCGGCGCAGGAATAA
- the atpD gene encoding F0F1 ATP synthase subunit beta, producing MNTGKIVQVIGAVVDVEFQNQLPAIYNAIKTKTSDGKELVLETVQHLGANRVRTVSMGSTDGLQRGTAVEDTGAAISVPVGEEVLGRMYDVLGNPIDEIMGGKTPKKRYSIHRKAPDFVSQSTKTEIFETGIKVIDLIAPFTKGGKVGLFGGAGVGKTVLIQELIRNIATEHGGYSVFAGVGERTREGNDLYHEMKNSGVLAKTALVFGQMNEVPGARQRVGLSGLTIAEYFRDEMKKDVLLFIDNIFRFTQAGSEVSALLGRMPSAVGYQPTLAQEMGELQERITSTDKGSITSVQAVYVPADDLTDPAPATTFAHLDSTVVLSRALVELGIYPAVDPLESTSTVLDPNIVSEEHYKVAREVQKVLQRYKDLQDIIAILGMEELSAEDKLTVSRARKIQKFLSQPFFVAEVFTGTPGKYVPLSETIKGFREILDGKHDDKSEGAFYMKGGIDEVGK from the coding sequence ATGAACACAGGAAAAATAGTACAAGTGATCGGCGCAGTGGTTGATGTTGAATTCCAGAATCAGCTTCCTGCAATTTATAATGCGATCAAGACAAAGACATCCGACGGAAAGGAGCTCGTTCTTGAAACAGTCCAGCATCTCGGGGCAAACAGGGTCAGAACCGTATCCATGGGTTCCACGGACGGGCTTCAGAGAGGAACTGCCGTTGAAGATACGGGAGCTGCTATTTCCGTTCCGGTCGGAGAAGAAGTTCTTGGAAGAATGTATGATGTCCTCGGAAATCCGATCGATGAGATCATGGGCGGAAAAACCCCGAAAAAAAGATACTCTATCCACAGGAAAGCTCCGGATTTCGTGAGCCAATCTACTAAGACGGAAATATTCGAAACCGGAATCAAGGTGATCGATCTTATCGCTCCCTTCACTAAAGGCGGAAAAGTTGGATTGTTCGGAGGAGCAGGAGTCGGAAAAACCGTCCTCATCCAGGAGCTCATCAGGAACATCGCGACCGAACACGGAGGGTATTCCGTATTTGCGGGAGTCGGAGAAAGAACCAGGGAAGGAAACGATCTTTATCATGAAATGAAAAACAGCGGAGTGCTCGCAAAGACGGCTCTTGTTTTCGGACAGATGAACGAAGTTCCGGGCGCAAGACAAAGAGTAGGGCTTTCGGGACTGACGATCGCCGAATATTTCAGGGACGAAATGAAGAAAGACGTTCTTTTGTTCATAGATAATATCTTCCGTTTCACTCAGGCAGGATCTGAAGTCTCAGCCCTGCTCGGACGCATGCCTTCTGCCGTAGGATATCAGCCGACACTGGCCCAGGAAATGGGAGAATTACAGGAAAGGATCACATCGACCGACAAAGGTTCCATCACTTCCGTTCAGGCGGTCTATGTTCCGGCTGACGACCTCACTGATCCCGCTCCGGCAACGACATTCGCTCACCTCGATTCGACCGTCGTACTTTCAAGGGCGCTCGTTGAACTTGGAATATATCCCGCAGTAGATCCTCTGGAATCGACATCTACGGTCCTAGATCCGAATATTGTCAGCGAAGAACACTATAAGGTTGCGCGAGAAGTCCAGAAAGTCCTGCAAAGATATAAAGACCTCCAGGATATCATCGCCATTCTGGGAATGGAAGAGCTTTCAGCTGAAGACAAACTGACTGTTTCAAGAGCAAGAAAGATCCAGAAATTCCTTTCACAGCCGTTCTTCGTCGCCGAAGTGTTCACGGGAACTCCGGGAAAATACGTTCCGCTCTCCGAAACGATAAAAGGATTCAGGGAAATATTAGATGGCAAGCATGACGATAAGAGCGAAGGGGCTTTCTATATGAAAGGCGGGATTGACGAGGTTGGAAAATAA
- the atpC gene encoding ATP synthase F1 subunit epsilon, with the protein MKIKLKIITPEKIAYEGEADQVTIPTHDGEITVLANHIPLVSSMKHGELIVRNDGKDIFLAVYNGFIEIKKNEMVIMTDIADRIAEIDEQKAEEARRKAEELLKTKDMLSDVAFADATAALEKSLARLKVARRKKH; encoded by the coding sequence ATGAAAATTAAATTGAAAATAATAACCCCGGAAAAGATCGCATATGAAGGAGAGGCTGATCAAGTTACGATACCGACGCATGACGGAGAAATAACCGTGCTTGCAAACCACATACCTCTCGTCAGTTCCATGAAACACGGCGAACTAATCGTTAGGAACGACGGAAAAGACATCTTTCTGGCAGTATATAACGGTTTTATCGAGATAAAGAAAAACGAGATGGTCATAATGACGGATATTGCGGACAGGATCGCAGAAATAGACGAGCAGAAAGCGGAAGAGGCAAGAAGGAAGGCTGAAGAACTCCTAAAGACGAAAGATATGCTCTCGGACGTTGCCTTTGCCGATGCGACTGCAGCACTGGAAAAATCATTGGCAAGACTCAAGGTTGCCAGAAGGAAAAAGCATTGA
- the prmC gene encoding peptide chain release factor N(5)-glutamine methyltransferase — MTIKEALKSATDRLRSSNSPSAYLDAEVLLLHALRRKKDVRDKSWVYINSNYDLSRKEEASFFGFISRRCLHEPVAYIIEKKEFYGYDFYVNENALIPRPETEMIVSEVLETIRSKKECGCKFDLLDIGTGSGCIIISVLNELAKTHRQKLVHSAIANDISKKAIEVAERNSRKYRLNKKIRFICEDFSDMLRDKDLIDRSRRLIITANLPYIRTDGYDRLLSSVKYEPRSALVGGKDGLKFITKLINNVAKLKKNANSDIIMFIESDPEQINIIKKLARGSLPDSESVILKDLSKKRRFVKIELKNDRQCK; from the coding sequence ATGACGATAAAAGAGGCGCTTAAGTCAGCGACAGATAGGCTGAGATCCAGTAATTCCCCTTCCGCATATCTTGATGCGGAAGTTTTACTTTTGCATGCGCTTAGAAGAAAGAAAGATGTTCGCGATAAAAGCTGGGTCTATATCAACAGTAATTACGATCTCTCAAGAAAAGAAGAGGCGTCGTTCTTCGGTTTTATAAGCAGAAGATGTCTTCATGAGCCGGTGGCTTATATCATCGAGAAAAAAGAATTCTATGGATATGACTTTTATGTGAACGAAAATGCCCTTATTCCGCGTCCTGAAACGGAAATGATAGTAAGCGAGGTATTGGAAACGATCAGATCGAAAAAGGAATGCGGTTGTAAATTCGACCTGTTGGATATCGGCACAGGATCCGGATGCATAATCATAAGCGTCTTGAATGAACTTGCCAAGACACATCGGCAAAAACTGGTCCATTCAGCGATCGCTAATGATATTTCAAAAAAAGCGATCGAGGTGGCGGAAAGAAACTCAAGAAAATACCGTTTAAATAAAAAAATAAGGTTCATTTGCGAAGACTTTTCCGATATGCTCAGGGATAAGGATCTTATCGACCGCTCAAGAAGATTAATAATCACAGCGAATCTCCCTTATATAAGAACCGACGGATATGATAGACTTCTCAGCAGCGTCAAATATGAACCCAGATCTGCCCTGGTTGGAGGGAAGGATGGCCTAAAATTCATAACAAAGCTCATAAATAATGTCGCGAAGCTTAAAAAGAATGCCAATAGCGACATAATCATGTTTATTGAATCGGATCCCGAACAGATAAACATCATCAAAAAACTAGCGCGCGGATCATTACCGGACAGTGAAAGTGTCATTCTGAAAGACCTGAGCAAGAAAAGAAGGTTTGTAAAGATCGAACTGAAAAATGATAGACAATGCAAATAA